The DNA sequence CGTCAGCCCGCAGAAAACGGTCCTGGTCCCCGACCTGCGCGCTGGCTGTTCGCTCGCCGAATCGATTACCGGCGCCGACGTTCGGCTGCTGCGCGAAAAATATCCGGGCGTGCCGGTCGTTACCTACGTCAACACGTCGGCGGAGGTTAAAGCGGAGTCCGACGTTTGCGTCACGAGCGGCAACGCGGTGAAGATCGTCAATGCCTTAGGCGTGGATCGCGTCATCTTTCTCCCCGACGAGTATCTCGCAAAGTACGTCGCCTCCCAAACCAACGTCGAGATCATCGCCTGGAAGGGTCACTGCGAAGTGCACGAGCGCTTTACCGCAAACGAGATCCGCCGCTTTCGCGAGGACGACGCATCGCTCGTCGTACTCGCGCACCCCGAGTGTCCGCCCGACGTGCTCGCGGAGGCGGACTTCGTCGGATCGACCCAAGGCATGATCGATTACGTCGCTCGCGCCGCCGGCGCGCCCGTAAAGCCGCGCATCGTGATGATCACCGAGTGCTCGATGGCCAGCAACGTCGCCGGGAATTTCCCGCAATTGGAATTCGTTCGCCCGTGCAACCTCTGCCCGCATATGAAGCGCAACACGCTGCCGAAGATTCTGACGACGCTGCAGACGATGCAGTACGAAATCACGATCGATCCGCAGGTCGCCGGGCGCGCTCGCGCGGCGGTCGAGCGCATGTTGGAGTACGGTAAGCAGCCGTCATGAACGCATCGCGCTCCGACGTCGTGATCGTGGGCGCCGGGATCGCCGGGTTGATGGCGGCGCTGAAACTCGCACCGATGCGCGTGACCGTTCTCTGCAAGACGCGCCTCGGAAGCGGAGCCGCAACGGAGTGGGCGCAAGGCGGAATCGCAGCGGCGATGGGTCCCGACGATTCACCCGATCTCCATAAGATCGATACCCAACGCGCGGGCGCCGGTCTCTCGGACGAAGCGATCGTTGAAATTGTGGCGCGCGACGCGCCGGCGCGCGTCGACGAGTTGCTCGAACTCGGCGCGCGGTTCGATCGGACGGCCAACGGCGAGCTCGCGCTCGGGCGCGAAGCCGCACACAATCGGCGGCGCATCGTCAAAGCCGGCGGCGACGCGACCGGCCACGAGATTCTCAAGACGCTCATCGCCGCCGTGCGCGCGAATCCTCACGTGAGAATCGTCGAAGGCGCGATCGCCGACGATCTTCTGATGCGCGACGGCCGCGTTGCCGGCGTCGTGGCGCACGACGCCGCCTCGGGCGAAACGGCGGCCTTCGAGGCCGGTGCGACCATCCTCGCGACCGGCGGAATCGGCCGGCTCTATCGCTATACGACCAATCCGGTCGAGGCCACCGGCGACGGTATCGCGATGGCCGCGCGCGCCGGCGCGATGCTCGGCGATATGGAGTTCGTACAGTTTCACCCCACCGCACTCGCGATCGGGCGCGACCCCATGCCGCTCGTGACCGAAGCCATTCGCGGCGAAGGTGCGATCTTACGCAACGATCTCGGCGAACGCTTCATGCTCGAACTGCATCCGGATGCCGAACTCGCACCGCGCGACGTCGTCGCACGCGCGATCTTCGAACAACAGCGCAGC is a window from the Candidatus Baltobacteraceae bacterium genome containing:
- the nadA gene encoding quinolinate synthase NadA is translated as MSVLELPYTPEVEAETSPIFERVAHIIPPVEWPIHAPYVAAINRLKRERNAVILAHNYQVPEIFHTVADIVGDSLGLAIEAAKTDADVIVLCGVHFMAETAKLVSPQKTVLVPDLRAGCSLAESITGADVRLLREKYPGVPVVTYVNTSAEVKAESDVCVTSGNAVKIVNALGVDRVIFLPDEYLAKYVASQTNVEIIAWKGHCEVHERFTANEIRRFREDDASLVVLAHPECPPDVLAEADFVGSTQGMIDYVARAAGAPVKPRIVMITECSMASNVAGNFPQLEFVRPCNLCPHMKRNTLPKILTTLQTMQYEITIDPQVAGRARAAVERMLEYGKQPS
- a CDS encoding L-aspartate oxidase; this translates as MNASRSDVVIVGAGIAGLMAALKLAPMRVTVLCKTRLGSGAATEWAQGGIAAAMGPDDSPDLHKIDTQRAGAGLSDEAIVEIVARDAPARVDELLELGARFDRTANGELALGREAAHNRRRIVKAGGDATGHEILKTLIAAVRANPHVRIVEGAIADDLLMRDGRVAGVVAHDAASGETAAFEAGATILATGGIGRLYRYTTNPVEATGDGIAMAARAGAMLGDMEFVQFHPTALAIGRDPMPLVTEAIRGEGAILRNDLGERFMLELHPDAELAPRDVVARAIFEQQRSGRDVSLDARESIGEAFAQRFPTVFASCMASGIDPRTIAMPVAPAAHYYMGGIAVDEWGRTSVPGLWACGEASASGVHGANRLASNSLLEALVYAARVARDVAATVAPAYRAIVSNAAPVRRSGSDCAQAVSDLRHVMHANVGLIRDARGLEAALGRIAALDANHAAQSSELRNLLTVGRLVAQAALARKESRGSHYRSDYPEPDETLAKRSFMKLHSVA